A window of Candidatus Omnitrophota bacterium contains these coding sequences:
- a CDS encoding class I SAM-dependent methyltransferase has product MQDKIEILSADLMKDHPDKLKLVEYWAGVTHYPMGWHYWLDFIWILDHLEKIKLPRGSWIMDAGAGNGVLQFILAARGYNVISLDFAERDLPPAAGMIFNVEQRRHGLDNFEHRYRKFISHKKKKPDWGVKGIIKYLVYEFAPTYINLNMWKEAFKSRFGSNAYGKIVRVLGDFTNLKEFADGELDCIISVSALEHADHADISKAAGEFNRILKKSAYMFLTVSAAKDKDWYFHPARGWCFCEDSIRKIFALDGCPANFVDYDNLFKKLKDSNEIKKRVSRYYLGTADSGLPFGIYEPRYQPVGIAKQKEKCLR; this is encoded by the coding sequence ATGCAGGATAAGATAGAGATACTTAGCGCTGACCTTATGAAAGATCACCCGGATAAACTTAAGCTGGTCGAATACTGGGCAGGCGTGACCCATTATCCGATGGGCTGGCATTATTGGCTGGATTTTATATGGATATTGGATCATTTAGAAAAGATCAAACTGCCCAGGGGTTCATGGATAATGGATGCCGGGGCAGGTAACGGCGTGCTGCAGTTTATTCTGGCGGCGCGCGGATACAACGTCATTAGTCTGGATTTCGCGGAAAGGGACCTGCCGCCCGCGGCAGGCATGATCTTCAATGTGGAACAGCGCAGGCACGGTCTGGATAATTTTGAACACCGTTATAGAAAATTTATAAGCCATAAGAAAAAGAAGCCGGATTGGGGTGTTAAGGGTATTATAAAATATCTCGTTTATGAATTCGCGCCCACCTATATTAACCTGAATATGTGGAAGGAGGCATTCAAGTCCAGGTTCGGCAGCAACGCCTACGGAAAGATAGTGCGTGTCCTGGGGGACTTTACGAATCTGAAGGAGTTTGCGGATGGGGAGCTGGATTGTATTATCTCCGTTTCCGCGCTTGAACATGCCGACCACGCGGATATCAGCAAGGCAGCGGGGGAATTTAACCGTATCTTGAAGAAGTCGGCGTATATGTTTTTAACCGTCAGCGCGGCAAAGGACAAGGACTGGTATTTTCATCCTGCGCGGGGCTGGTGTTTTTGCGAGGATTCCATAAGGAAGATATTCGCCTTAGACGGCTGTCCGGCAAATTTTGTCGATTATGACAACCTGTTTAAAAAATTAAAGGATTCCAACGAGATAAAAAAGAGGGTCTCCAGGTATTATCTCGGCACAGCCGATAGCGGTCTGCCTTTTGGGATCTATGAGCCCAGGTATCAACCGGTGGGTATCGCCAAACAGAAAGAAAAATGTTTACGCTGA
- a CDS encoding aldolase/citrate lyase family protein — MIDLKERLRKGLLTVGSWITVGHASIAEIMARAGFDWLTVDMEHSAITLDQAQALIQIIELSGCLPLVRVGENNPVLIKRVMDAGSHGVIVPMVNSKEDAVAAVSAVRYPPEGRRGVGLARAQGYGMGFEKYKNWVNKGSVVIAQIEHIKAVDNLEEILKVEGVDGFIVGPYDLSGSIGRPGEFEHPRVKAALARIMKVARDMKKTAGFHLIPPQAELLTEKIDEGYRFLAFSLDTLFLGHTCRELIKKIKKIK, encoded by the coding sequence ATGATAGACCTAAAAGAGAGATTAAGAAAAGGGCTTCTTACCGTGGGTTCCTGGATCACCGTGGGCCATGCTTCAATCGCGGAGATCATGGCCAGGGCGGGCTTTGACTGGTTGACAGTAGATATGGAGCACAGCGCGATAACACTTGATCAGGCCCAGGCGCTTATCCAGATAATCGAATTGTCCGGCTGCCTGCCTCTGGTAAGGGTGGGCGAAAACAACCCGGTCCTTATCAAGCGAGTTATGGATGCCGGTTCTCACGGCGTGATCGTCCCTATGGTAAACAGCAAAGAGGACGCGGTTGCGGCGGTAAGCGCCGTCAGATACCCTCCGGAAGGAAGAAGAGGGGTGGGCCTTGCCAGGGCTCAGGGGTATGGGATGGGATTTGAGAAGTATAAGAATTGGGTTAATAAGGGCAGCGTGGTGATCGCGCAGATAGAGCACATCAAGGCGGTGGATAATCTGGAGGAAATACTGAAGGTTGAAGGCGTGGACGGGTTTATCGTCGGACCCTATGACCTTTCAGGTTCTATCGGCAGGCCTGGAGAGTTTGAGCATCCGCGGGTTAAGGCCGCCCTGGCGCGCATTATGAAGGTCGCCAGGGATATGAAAAAGACAGCCGGATTCCACCTGATACCTCCGCAGGCGGAGCTGCTTACAGAGAAGATCGATGAAGGATACAGGTTCCTGGCATTCAGCCTTGATACGTTATTCCTGGGACATACCTGCAGAGAACTGATCAAGAAGATAAAAAAGATTAAATGA
- a CDS encoding methyltransferase domain-containing protein, whose amino-acid sequence MKDKTSGQAAVEFPFYYGFKLDPKRRRAYFTLLKYIFDGKYRLEHVKKCLCGSDDLEVLSVQDRFVLPFGTKICRQCGLIQVSPRLSFNDLPEFYEKVYYDLILGESIRDLMTVKPDSAEKIYEYLDRYVTRKEAGRRLEIIEIGCGRGALLDKVRNLLEKDGIAVDVCGCEPSEDASQMARSRGIDVYKGLAESLAGKKADIVILSHVVEHFGDIKSEFNKIKPLVKEGGYLYVEVPGVCYLKDYDYNYIVYSAFVHNYNFNLLSLRSVIEPLGFKFIAGDEYVRSLFRCQPSHVCGLDLSNNYFTIISTLKQLEEKRLSMNKSRAGRLIRSASRIKSGLLKLLKRGFHGCED is encoded by the coding sequence ATGAAAGACAAAACGTCCGGACAGGCAGCGGTTGAATTTCCTTTTTATTACGGCTTTAAGCTGGACCCGAAAAGGCGCAGGGCCTATTTTACATTGTTGAAGTATATCTTTGACGGTAAATACCGCCTGGAGCACGTTAAGAAATGCCTCTGCGGCTCTGATGACCTTGAGGTCTTGAGCGTGCAGGACAGGTTCGTACTGCCATTCGGGACAAAGATCTGCAGGCAATGCGGCCTGATCCAGGTATCACCCCGGCTTTCTTTCAATGACCTGCCGGAATTCTATGAGAAGGTTTACTATGACCTGATATTGGGCGAGTCAATAAGGGACCTGATGACGGTCAAACCCGATTCTGCCGAAAAGATATACGAATATCTGGACAGATACGTTACGCGTAAAGAGGCGGGCAGGCGCCTTGAGATCATAGAGATCGGCTGCGGCAGGGGAGCTTTATTGGACAAGGTCAGGAACCTGCTGGAAAAAGACGGGATCGCTGTAGATGTATGCGGTTGCGAACCTTCGGAAGATGCCTCGCAGATGGCCCGTAGCAGAGGCATTGATGTTTATAAGGGGCTGGCAGAGTCATTAGCCGGGAAAAAGGCGGATATCGTGATCTTGAGCCATGTGGTTGAGCATTTCGGCGATATAAAAAGCGAGTTTAACAAGATCAAGCCCCTTGTCAAAGAGGGCGGGTATTTATATGTCGAGGTCCCCGGCGTCTGTTACTTAAAGGACTACGATTATAACTATATAGTTTATTCGGCCTTTGTCCATAATTATAATTTTAACCTTCTTTCCCTGCGTTCCGTCATAGAGCCGTTGGGTTTTAAATTCATCGCGGGTGACGAATACGTGCGCAGCCTGTTCCGGTGCCAGCCGTCTCATGTCTGCGGCCTCGATCTTTCAAATAATTATTTTACTATCATAAGTACGCTGAAACAGTTGGAAGAAAAACGCCTGAGCATGAACAAAAGCAGGGCAGGCAGGCTGATAAGGTCCGCCTCCAGAATAAAGAGCGGGCTCCTTAAATTATTGAAAAGGGGATTCCATGGCTGTGAAGATTAA
- a CDS encoding radical SAM protein — MAKVSLIFYTYQLNTVGITSLSAYLKARGHQAQIIYMLSPYDRFLDIFPDSVYEQVMDACSDSDLIGLSVTSNYHLEAAKATKKIRKLGKPIVWGGVHPSLFPEGCIKEADIISRGESEEALLELMERVSRGEDYSDIKNLWVRTHDGNGNEAIKENPLRPLLKDLDSLPYPDNDFQSHLIVEEGALKRITPELMKKYMTSGNTWGGRIDYYVATSRGCPYRCAYCCNNGLQQLYGGISSRRKSAENVIREIEAVLKRHPFINYIFLSDEDLFAQPLDFIKQFAGLYKSRINLPFKIEFTPSAFNEDKFKLLVDAGAVECLIGVQTACDRTNRDMYQRHMKIEKVYEVLEVIRSYKDKVRSCFVHLIVCNEMEPASSTRETLDFVHRIDPFFNIRFFPLVHFPGTALYEMARKAGLIKEDTYLRYLAGAGLNQLEEIHRADYYTVCSMIIYFMKRSHSLRRFHNAFYRFFTNRLVVFIGRRRVFTRLLASSYLFMQRLTRLKAPVPTE; from the coding sequence ATGGCTAAAGTCAGTTTGATCTTTTATACCTATCAGCTCAATACGGTCGGCATTACCAGCCTCAGCGCCTACTTGAAGGCCAGGGGCCACCAGGCGCAGATCATTTATATGCTTTCTCCTTATGACCGTTTTCTCGATATCTTCCCCGACAGCGTGTATGAACAGGTAATGGATGCCTGCAGTGATTCCGATCTGATCGGCCTGTCGGTGACCTCAAACTATCATTTAGAGGCGGCAAAGGCCACAAAGAAGATCAGGAAATTGGGTAAACCCATTGTCTGGGGCGGCGTGCACCCCAGCTTATTCCCGGAGGGCTGTATCAAAGAAGCGGATATCATTTCCCGCGGCGAATCAGAGGAGGCCCTGCTGGAGTTAATGGAGCGTGTTTCCAGAGGAGAGGATTACTCCGATATCAAGAACCTTTGGGTCCGCACACACGATGGTAACGGAAATGAGGCCATCAAGGAGAACCCCCTGCGTCCATTGCTGAAAGACCTGGACAGCCTGCCCTATCCTGATAATGATTTTCAGTCGCATCTGATAGTGGAAGAAGGGGCGTTAAAGCGGATAACGCCGGAATTGATGAAGAAATATATGACCAGCGGCAATACCTGGGGAGGCCGCATTGATTATTACGTGGCAACGTCGCGAGGATGCCCTTATCGCTGTGCCTACTGCTGTAATAACGGCCTGCAGCAGCTCTACGGCGGGATAAGTTCCAGGAGAAAAAGCGCGGAGAATGTTATCAGGGAGATCGAGGCGGTATTGAAAAGGCATCCCTTCATTAATTATATCTTTTTAAGCGATGAGGACCTTTTTGCCCAACCGCTGGATTTCATCAAGCAATTTGCCGGCTTATACAAGTCAAGGATCAACCTGCCTTTTAAAATAGAGTTTACCCCTTCGGCGTTTAATGAGGATAAGTTCAAATTATTGGTGGATGCCGGAGCCGTGGAATGCCTGATAGGGGTCCAGACCGCTTGCGACCGAACAAACAGGGATATGTATCAGCGGCATATGAAGATCGAAAAGGTCTATGAGGTGCTGGAGGTCATCAGGTCCTATAAGGATAAGGTAAGGTCCTGTTTTGTGCATTTGATCGTCTGTAATGAAATGGAGCCGGCAAGCAGCACGCGCGAAACACTGGATTTTGTTCACAGGATAGACCCGTTTTTCAATATCAGGTTTTTCCCTCTGGTCCATTTCCCAGGCACTGCCCTCTATGAAATGGCCAGGAAGGCAGGACTGATAAAGGAAGACACATATCTTCGCTATCTGGCTGGAGCCGGATTAAACCAGTTGGAAGAGATACACCGCGCTGATTATTACACGGTCTGCTCCATGATCATCTACTTTATGAAGAGGTCGCATTCGTTAAGGCGCTTTCATAATGCGTTCTACAGGTTCTTTACAAACAGGTTAGTGGTCTTTATAGGGAGGCGCAGGGTATTTACGCGGCTTCTGGCGTCATCTTACCTATTTATGCAGCGGCTTACGCGTTTGAAGGCGCCCGTACCTACGGAGTAA
- a CDS encoding acylneuraminate cytidylyltransferase family protein has translation MAVKIKVLVPMRGHSERVPNKNIRDFCGRPLFHRIFDALLKVNCVEAIVVDTDSGKIKQLIKSGYPSVLLIDRPVRLSGDHVSMNKIIGHDISLLEGEHFLQTHSTNPLLMPATIEDAVKTYFASLKDGYDSLFSVTEHRARFYDDDFHPLNHDPRRLIRTQDLSPVYEENSNFYIFSRSSFENKGRRIGLKPYLYKMNRIEAIDIDEEEDFRMAESIFKSGVLKRQARVKNG, from the coding sequence ATGGCTGTGAAGATTAAGGTGTTGGTCCCGATGAGGGGACACAGCGAGAGGGTGCCGAATAAGAATATACGCGATTTCTGCGGAAGGCCGCTGTTCCACAGGATATTTGACGCGCTGTTGAAGGTAAACTGCGTTGAGGCGATAGTAGTGGATACAGACAGCGGGAAGATCAAACAGCTCATTAAAAGCGGCTATCCTTCAGTCCTGCTCATAGACAGGCCTGTCCGCCTTAGCGGCGACCATGTTTCCATGAATAAGATCATCGGCCACGATATTTCGCTGTTGGAGGGAGAGCACTTCCTGCAGACACATAGCACAAACCCGCTTTTAATGCCGGCCACAATAGAGGATGCTGTGAAAACATACTTTGCCTCTTTAAAAGACGGATATGATTCATTGTTTTCCGTGACAGAGCACAGGGCGAGGTTCTATGATGATGATTTCCATCCTCTTAATCATGATCCCCGCAGGCTTATACGCACCCAGGATCTTTCTCCCGTATATGAAGAGAATTCAAACTTTTACATTTTTTCCAGAAGCAGTTTTGAAAATAAGGGCCGCAGGATCGGCTTGAAACCGTATCTGTATAAAATGAACAGGATCGAGGCGATAGATATTGACGAAGAAGAGGATTTCCGGATGGCGGAATCGATCTTCAAGTCGGGGGTGCTTAAACGGCAAGCGAGGGTAAAAAATGGCTAA